In Streptomyces sp. NBC_00091, the following proteins share a genomic window:
- a CDS encoding HAD-IIA family hydrolase: protein MAERKPIESWLTDMDGVLIHEGTPIPGADAFIKRLRESGKPFLVLTNNSIYTPRDLQARLSRMGLDVPVENIWTSALATAKFLDDQRPGGTAYVIGEAGLTTALHDIGYILTDHEPDYVVLGETRTYSFEAMTKAVRLINGGARFICTNPDETGPSTEGPLPATGAVAALITKATGKKPYFAGKPNPLMMRTGLNAIGAHSETSAMIGDRMDTDVLAGLEAGMQTFLVLTGLTTLEDTEKFPYRPTKTVDSIADLIDLV from the coding sequence GTGGCAGAGCGCAAGCCGATCGAATCCTGGCTCACCGACATGGACGGGGTCCTCATCCACGAGGGCACCCCGATCCCCGGCGCGGATGCCTTCATCAAGCGGCTGCGCGAGTCCGGCAAGCCCTTCCTGGTGCTGACCAACAACTCCATCTACACCCCGCGCGACCTCCAGGCCCGGCTCAGCCGGATGGGCCTGGACGTGCCCGTCGAGAACATCTGGACCTCGGCGCTCGCCACCGCGAAGTTCCTCGACGACCAGCGCCCGGGCGGCACCGCGTACGTCATCGGCGAGGCGGGCCTGACCACAGCCCTGCACGACATCGGCTACATCCTGACCGATCACGAGCCCGATTATGTCGTTTTGGGCGAAACGCGTACGTACAGCTTCGAGGCGATGACCAAGGCCGTCCGGCTGATCAACGGCGGCGCCCGCTTCATCTGCACCAACCCCGACGAGACCGGCCCCTCCACCGAGGGCCCGCTCCCGGCCACGGGCGCGGTCGCCGCGCTGATCACCAAGGCGACCGGCAAGAAGCCGTACTTCGCCGGCAAGCCCAACCCGCTGATGATGCGCACGGGCCTGAACGCCATCGGCGCGCACTCCGAGACCAGCGCGATGATCGGCGACCGCATGGACACCGACGTGCTGGCCGGGCTGGAGGCGGGCATGCAGACCTTCCTCGTGCTGACCGGCCTGACCACGCTCGAGGACACCGAGAAGTTCCCGTACCGCCCGACGAAGACGGTCGACTCCATCGCCGATCTGATCGACCTCGTGTAG
- a CDS encoding class F sortase, with the protein MSEARASAGGRLLTFAAWTVLVLGLWLWGKEITGVPPGPSAGQAGGQPGPALPAARAPLSGAMPARVDVPSLGVRAPVIARGLDAQGAIDPPPYALPGTVGWWGAGPAPGAAGAALMVGHVDTRSKPAVFFGLSTLKPGQKIRVARADGTVAEFTVEDVRVYERAGFDPHKAYGPRVEGRAELRLVTCGGNYDKAAGEYSANVVVSAYLTGAGAKPSGAAAV; encoded by the coding sequence ATGAGCGAGGCCAGGGCCTCCGCCGGCGGCCGGCTGCTGACCTTCGCCGCCTGGACGGTGCTGGTGCTGGGCCTGTGGCTGTGGGGCAAGGAGATCACCGGGGTCCCGCCCGGTCCGTCCGCCGGGCAGGCCGGCGGGCAGCCGGGGCCGGCCCTCCCGGCCGCGCGGGCCCCGCTGTCCGGGGCGATGCCCGCGCGGGTCGACGTACCGTCCCTGGGCGTACGGGCGCCGGTGATCGCCCGCGGCCTGGACGCCCAGGGGGCGATCGACCCGCCGCCCTACGCGCTCCCGGGCACGGTGGGTTGGTGGGGCGCGGGCCCGGCGCCCGGTGCGGCGGGGGCCGCGCTGATGGTGGGGCACGTGGACACGAGGTCCAAGCCGGCCGTCTTCTTCGGCCTGAGCACGCTCAAGCCGGGGCAGAAGATCCGCGTGGCGCGGGCCGACGGCACGGTCGCCGAGTTCACCGTCGAGGACGTACGGGTCTACGAGCGCGCGGGCTTCGACCCGCACAAGGCGTACGGGCCCCGGGTCGAGGGGCGCGCCGAACTGCGGCTGGTGACCTGCGGCGGGAACTACGACAAGGCGGCCGGGGAGTACTCGGCGAACGTGGTGGTCTCCGCGTACCTGACGGGCGCGGGAGCCAAGCCGAGCGGGGCGGCGGCGGTCTAG
- a CDS encoding peptidoglycan-binding protein, with protein MTMPVFEEYEPAGDCVCLGCAQRRRTLARGRAITLRDGGHPAARGARRALVLATAAGVVLGGGGSAALAAAKPAPGPGPVALDDRDGKNDRDGRDGRDAPGSPQGGRAPLHGRPAPGPRPPSSPAGRPGAPPAVKAVDRATIINRAKLWLDAKVPYSMSEYWSDGYRQDCSGYVSMAWNLGTNEWTGSLDTFATKITKEELLPGDMLLFHNPADPNNGSHVVIFGGWVDETRTHYVAYEQTRPTTRKQATPYGYWKNSDKYLPYRYNGVTSGILPEEPVPGAPPAGTAVFPGAAKFGPGADNEYVSELGKMLVGRGGLRFYPKGPSTKWSDADQQATQAFQQAQGWTGADADGIPGEHTWRLLVQRQGKDIPPTGRTTPPGRPGPAGAPAYPGPGVFRPGQSHPAVTALGRQLAKKGFGKYYTSGPGPRWSEADRRNVEAFQRAQGWRGASANGYPGPETWRRLFA; from the coding sequence ATGACGATGCCGGTCTTCGAGGAGTACGAGCCCGCCGGCGACTGCGTGTGCCTCGGGTGCGCGCAGCGGCGCCGCACCCTCGCGCGCGGGCGGGCCATAACGCTGCGCGACGGGGGACACCCGGCCGCGCGCGGAGCCCGCCGGGCGCTGGTGCTGGCGACCGCGGCCGGGGTGGTCCTGGGCGGCGGCGGGTCGGCCGCGCTGGCCGCGGCCAAGCCGGCCCCCGGCCCCGGACCGGTGGCCCTGGACGACAGGGACGGCAAGAACGACAGGGACGGCCGGGACGGCCGCGACGCCCCGGGCAGCCCGCAGGGCGGCCGGGCCCCGCTGCACGGACGCCCGGCCCCCGGGCCGCGCCCGCCGTCCTCCCCTGCGGGGCGGCCGGGCGCGCCGCCCGCCGTGAAGGCCGTCGACCGGGCCACGATCATCAACCGGGCGAAGCTCTGGCTGGACGCCAAGGTCCCCTACAGCATGTCCGAGTACTGGTCGGACGGCTACCGGCAGGACTGCTCGGGATACGTCTCCATGGCCTGGAACCTTGGTACGAACGAGTGGACCGGCAGCCTCGACACCTTCGCCACGAAGATCACGAAGGAGGAGCTGCTCCCGGGGGACATGCTGCTCTTCCACAACCCGGCGGACCCCAACAACGGCTCGCACGTCGTCATCTTCGGCGGCTGGGTCGACGAGACGCGCACGCACTACGTCGCGTACGAGCAGACCCGCCCGACGACGCGGAAGCAGGCTACGCCGTACGGGTACTGGAAGAACTCGGACAAGTACCTCCCCTACCGGTACAACGGCGTGACCAGCGGGATCCTCCCGGAGGAGCCGGTACCCGGCGCCCCGCCGGCGGGCACGGCCGTCTTCCCCGGGGCGGCCAAGTTCGGCCCGGGCGCGGACAACGAGTACGTCAGCGAGCTCGGCAAGATGCTGGTCGGGCGCGGCGGCCTGCGGTTCTACCCCAAGGGGCCGAGCACGAAGTGGAGCGACGCCGACCAGCAGGCCACGCAGGCCTTCCAGCAGGCGCAGGGCTGGACGGGCGCCGACGCCGACGGCATCCCGGGCGAGCACACCTGGCGGTTGCTGGTCCAGCGGCAGGGCAAGGACATCCCGCCGACGGGACGGACGACACCGCCGGGCCGGCCGGGTCCCGCCGGAGCCCCCGCCTACCCGGGGCCGGGGGTCTTCCGCCCGGGGCAGTCCCATCCGGCCGTCACCGCCCTCGGCCGCCAGCTGGCGAAGAAGGGCTTCGGCAAGTACTACACGTCCGGCCCGGGCCCCCGCTGGAGCGAGGCCGACCGCCGCAACGTCGAGGCCTTCCAGCGCGCCCAGGGCTGGCGCGGCGCCTCGGCCAACGGCTACCCGGGCCCGGAAACCTGGCGCCGGCTGTTCGCATGA
- a CDS encoding SPFH domain-containing protein, translating into MYPTHTTSTTGTFRIPELPATPATPAPAARPMGTTAFTSGPVAPPPPAPAPVAAPRAAEPVRGTVPGPAPAAWAQAPADRAHAPAPVEASRAPAPAWAAAPEPGVRARTAEPVGPEPAVRAPHPAAPAPERVARPAGATRFASGFAAVSRAAAPAPVAVSRAAEPAPAWAAAPTPAARAAHPVEPEPVARAAGGTPFAPAPRAAEPAPAEVPRTPHPADPVHAHPADAVMAQAVRPDQPAPARAGHPAPARFALPEPAPEPPAHPADAVMAQAVRPDPAPVPAAHPADAAPARFALPDPAPARAPHPADAGPVPAHPADAAPARFALPEPAPARAPRPFGSEPPARGDVPAARTQAEPGIPHPTPEPPQGPPQAPPQGSGVPGPGAAEIAARAVARGMHPEDADTRGLPHSGPPARGTAVTEVPVHLPFRPQPRPQPPLRPRPEPPARPARKAPAGRRVPRGDDRLREHRGPVLPGWIAVAVGALALLGCAAVLWRAGVVPATVVAAFGAPPRAYQGLRATHWPPLAFLGIVTLLALGGLGRAKAGHAWVLTLFGRYRGTVRRTGLTWISPLLLRQRVDVRLRHWRSEPMSAVDSGGLALQVVVQVVWQVKDTARATLAVEDHTDYLAEQVESAMARVLSQLPADAFHEDAPTLRDAEAVGDALTRMLAAETEAVGIEVFSAQPTRIEYAPEVAEAMRRRRVAAIDAKHRDTVLTSVVDAVDDTVHRLTSRGIVELDDYERKALVKDLTVAFYTGRSDQ; encoded by the coding sequence ATGTACCCCACCCACACCACGTCCACCACGGGCACCTTCCGGATCCCCGAACTGCCCGCCACCCCTGCCACCCCTGCTCCCGCCGCCCGCCCGATGGGAACCACCGCCTTCACATCGGGCCCCGTCGCCCCGCCCCCGCCGGCCCCTGCGCCGGTCGCGGCGCCCCGGGCGGCGGAGCCGGTACGCGGGACCGTGCCCGGGCCCGCTCCGGCGGCCTGGGCGCAGGCCCCTGCGGACCGGGCACATGCCCCGGCGCCGGTCGAGGCGTCCCGGGCTCCGGCCCCGGCGTGGGCGGCCGCACCGGAGCCGGGCGTCCGGGCCCGGACCGCCGAGCCGGTGGGTCCGGAGCCGGCGGTGCGGGCCCCGCACCCCGCCGCCCCCGCCCCGGAGCGGGTGGCCCGGCCGGCCGGCGCCACGCGGTTCGCGTCGGGATTCGCCGCGGTGTCCCGGGCGGCTGCCCCGGCACCCGTCGCGGTGTCCCGGGCGGCGGAACCCGCCCCGGCCTGGGCGGCCGCCCCCACCCCGGCGGCGCGGGCCGCGCACCCGGTCGAGCCGGAGCCCGTGGCCCGCGCGGCCGGGGGTACGCCGTTCGCCCCGGCACCGCGCGCCGCCGAGCCGGCCCCGGCCGAAGTGCCCCGCACCCCGCACCCCGCCGACCCCGTGCACGCCCACCCCGCCGACGCGGTCATGGCCCAGGCCGTCCGGCCCGATCAGCCCGCCCCGGCGCGGGCCGGACACCCGGCCCCGGCGCGGTTCGCCCTCCCCGAGCCCGCCCCGGAGCCGCCCGCCCACCCCGCCGACGCGGTCATGGCCCAGGCCGTCCGGCCCGACCCCGCCCCGGTGCCAGCCGCGCACCCCGCCGACGCGGCCCCCGCGCGGTTCGCTCTCCCCGACCCCGCCCCCGCGAGGGCCCCGCACCCCGCCGACGCGGGGCCGGTGCCCGCCCACCCCGCCGACGCGGCCCCCGCGCGGTTCGCCCTGCCCGAGCCCGCCCCCGCGCGGGCCCCGCGCCCCTTCGGCTCCGAGCCGCCCGCGCGGGGTGACGTACCGGCGGCCCGGACGCAGGCCGAGCCCGGCATCCCGCACCCCACCCCCGAGCCCCCGCAAGGGCCCCCGCAAGCACCCCCGCAGGGGTCCGGCGTGCCCGGTCCCGGCGCGGCCGAGATCGCCGCCCGGGCCGTCGCGCGCGGGATGCACCCCGAGGACGCCGACACCCGGGGCCTCCCGCACTCCGGGCCGCCGGCGCGCGGTACGGCGGTCACGGAGGTCCCGGTACACCTCCCGTTCCGCCCCCAGCCCCGGCCGCAACCGCCGCTCCGGCCGCGCCCGGAGCCCCCCGCCCGCCCCGCGCGGAAGGCGCCCGCCGGCCGCCGCGTCCCCCGGGGCGACGACCGCCTCCGGGAGCACCGCGGCCCCGTGCTGCCCGGCTGGATCGCGGTGGCCGTCGGCGCTCTCGCCCTGCTCGGCTGCGCGGCCGTGCTGTGGCGCGCCGGGGTCGTCCCCGCCACCGTGGTCGCCGCCTTCGGGGCGCCCCCCCGCGCCTACCAGGGGCTGCGCGCCACGCACTGGCCCCCGCTGGCCTTCCTCGGCATCGTCACCCTCCTCGCCCTCGGCGGCCTCGGCCGGGCCAAGGCGGGCCACGCCTGGGTGCTCACCCTCTTCGGCCGCTACCGCGGCACGGTCCGCCGTACCGGCCTGACCTGGATCAGCCCCCTCCTGCTGCGCCAGCGGGTCGACGTACGGCTGCGGCACTGGCGCAGCGAGCCGATGTCCGCCGTGGACTCGGGCGGCCTCGCCCTCCAGGTGGTCGTCCAAGTCGTCTGGCAGGTCAAGGACACGGCCAGGGCCACCCTCGCCGTCGAGGACCACACCGACTACCTCGCCGAGCAGGTCGAGTCGGCCATGGCCCGGGTGCTGTCCCAGCTCCCCGCCGACGCCTTCCACGAGGACGCCCCGACCCTGCGCGACGCCGAGGCCGTCGGCGACGCGCTGACCCGGATGCTGGCGGCCGAGACCGAGGCGGTCGGGATCGAGGTGTTCTCGGCCCAGCCCACCCGGATCGAGTACGCCCCGGAGGTCGCGGAGGCCATGCGCCGCCGCCGGGTCGCCGCGATCGACGCCAAGCACCGGGACACGGTGCTGACCTCGGTGGTCGACGCCGTGGACGACACCGTCCACCGGCTGACCTCGCGCGGGATCGTGGAGCTCGACGACTACGAGCGCAAGGCCCTGGTGAAGGACCTCACCGTCGCCTTCTACACCGGGCGGTCCGACCAGTAA
- a CDS encoding lytic polysaccharide monooxygenase has protein sequence MPARPSWSSRPAARAGAAATLGLGLLAGVTLLGAPNASGHGYTDTPISRQKLCANKTVSDCGPIQWEPQSVEGYKGFPAAGPADGKICAGGHSEFAQLDDPRGGAWPATRVTSGQSFDFRWQFTANHSTTDFKYYVTKDGWDPTKPLTRASLDPQPFLVVPYNGGRPDMTTIHRGSMPGGKAGRHMILAVWTVNDTPMAFYACSDVQF, from the coding sequence ATGCCCGCGAGGCCCTCGTGGTCGTCGCGGCCCGCCGCGCGGGCCGGCGCCGCCGCGACCCTCGGTCTCGGCCTCCTCGCCGGTGTCACCCTGCTCGGCGCCCCCAACGCCAGCGGCCACGGCTACACCGACACCCCCATCAGCCGGCAGAAGCTCTGCGCCAACAAGACGGTCTCCGACTGCGGCCCCATCCAGTGGGAGCCGCAGAGCGTCGAGGGCTACAAGGGCTTCCCGGCGGCCGGTCCCGCCGACGGGAAGATATGCGCCGGCGGGCACAGCGAGTTCGCCCAGCTCGACGACCCGCGCGGCGGCGCCTGGCCCGCGACCCGGGTGACCTCCGGCCAGAGCTTCGACTTCCGCTGGCAGTTCACCGCCAACCACTCCACCACCGACTTCAAGTACTACGTCACCAAGGACGGCTGGGACCCCACCAAGCCCCTCACCCGGGCCTCCCTCGACCCCCAGCCCTTCCTCGTCGTCCCCTACAACGGCGGCCGCCCCGACATGACCACCATCCACCGCGGCTCCATGCCGGGCGGCAAGGCCGGACGGCACATGATCCTGGCCGTCTGGACCGTCAACGACACCCCGATGGCCTTCTACGCCTGCTCCGACGTTCAATTCTGA
- a CDS encoding IclR family transcriptional regulator — MALKPEPTAPFHSVQYALRVLETISRHTGGVTDVQIARETGLPAVHLAPMLLMLRREGYVLQVSDGAYAIGDSLVLLGSGMDRQQALQEKLQDTLDRLRDSVGAAVYISRYVDGEVRITQFADSPRTPKVHEWVDFRSAAHASAVGKCLLTQLDQNGRRDHLSRHKIARLTSKTIVNERILFSKLDSQPATVPVLDLQEYAVGTVCAAVPITAGAAVGCLALSMPVEHAHRLRAAADALNRKAAPLLLSLTL, encoded by the coding sequence GTGGCGCTGAAGCCCGAGCCGACCGCGCCGTTCCACTCGGTGCAGTACGCCCTGCGCGTACTCGAAACGATCTCGCGGCACACCGGTGGTGTGACCGACGTGCAGATCGCGCGTGAGACCGGCCTGCCCGCGGTCCATCTCGCCCCGATGCTCCTCATGCTGCGACGCGAGGGATACGTCCTCCAGGTCTCCGACGGCGCCTACGCCATAGGAGACTCCCTCGTCCTGCTCGGCTCGGGCATGGACCGGCAGCAGGCCCTCCAGGAGAAGCTCCAGGACACCCTCGACAGGCTGCGGGACTCGGTCGGCGCGGCCGTGTACATCAGCCGCTACGTCGACGGCGAGGTCCGCATCACCCAGTTCGCGGACAGCCCGCGCACCCCGAAGGTCCACGAGTGGGTCGACTTCCGCTCGGCGGCGCACGCCAGCGCGGTCGGCAAGTGCCTGCTGACGCAGCTCGACCAGAACGGGCGGCGCGACCACCTGTCCCGGCACAAGATCGCCCGGCTCACCTCGAAGACGATCGTGAACGAGCGGATCCTCTTCTCCAAGCTGGACTCCCAGCCGGCCACCGTGCCCGTGCTGGACCTCCAGGAGTACGCGGTCGGCACGGTCTGCGCGGCGGTCCCGATCACGGCCGGCGCCGCGGTGGGCTGTCTGGCCCTGTCCATGCCGGTCGAGCACGCCCACCGGCTGCGCGCCGCGGCCGACGCCCTGAACCGCAAGGCCGCGCCGCTGCTGCTGTCGCTCACCCTCTGA